The Amblyomma americanum isolate KBUSLIRL-KWMA chromosome 2, ASM5285725v1, whole genome shotgun sequence genome contains the following window.
GCAGTAAATAAGTAACAATATTTTCTAATTAAATAATTTGAAAATATTATAACGTGAAAAGATATAAAAATATTATTTTGTTGTAATTATTTTTGCGGTTGTAAAttgtaaaaaaattttctttttgctgcGGGATGAATGTTTACAGCGGGAAACGCACCGGTTACGTTGAGAGGATTTGGTCTTCTGCGGCAGTTTCTTGTAATCCGATTTAATCGAGTCCGTTTGCAAGGTAATAGGTCGCCATGTCAATCGGCGTGCCCATAAAAGTTCTTCACGAAGCTGAAGGACACATCGTGACCTGCGAGACGAACACTGGCGAAGTATACCGGGGCAAACTGGTGGAAGCCGAGGACAACATGAATTGTCAAATGGCCAACATCACAGTCACCTACCGGGACGGAAGGGTGGCCCAGCTCGAGAACGTCTACATCAGAGGAAGCAAGATACGTTTTATGATACTACCGGACATGCTCAAAAACGCACCCATGTTCAAAAAAGCCGGTGCCAAAAGTGCGACGGCGTCCGCCGGCAGAGGCAAGTCGGCGATACTACGAGCTCAAGGTAAGCGGGAAATGCGGTGTGATGGGCATGGGGTCCTGTTGTTTGCTGGCGAAGGATGTGTGTTGCTACCACCACTCTGCATCGTGTTTTTTTATATACGGTTGCGCAACAGTGATGGTGAACGAGCAGTTTCGCTTTTCGTTACTTGGGTTTCTAGCGATTCCTAGGTATTGATACGTAGCGAAAAGCGGAGATCGGTACATAAGCAACTTTTCGTTCCCTGTTTCTAAAAAAGGAAGCGAATGTCTACGCGGTTGACTCTCTTCCGAGATCTCGGACTTTTATTTGAAAGTCGTTTTTTCCCCTTGGTGTTCTTTTGTGTGCATGTATATTCTCTCATTTTTGCTCCTGTCGTTACCTCTAAAAACCCTCAAAAAATTTGGGGGTGATCAAGCAGAGAAGAAATACGATGGCATTTTTCGTTCACTTGCCAATCTATTGCATTTCTGGTGCCGTTGTCTTTCACTCGACAACCTATTCTTAGTTCGATTCTATTCGAATTTTGTTCAGTGTTTATTCCGTTGCCATTTTTAATCGAgtctttcttttttgccgtcATTCTTAGCCCCTCCTGTCCCTCCTCACCCCTACCAGTGAAGAGGGGGATTTCTTCTCCTAAGCACCACCTGTCACGTTTGGCAGGTGTATGCTTCACACAGAGGATAATGCCAGACAACATTTAAATTTTGGATACAATCTGTCCATGCCTTGAAAATTTCACTACTTAAGTGTTTAAGTGGCAGTAGAGGTGTTGTGCAGTGATGTGACCACTGTGTTATAGTGCTGTCAGTGCCATAATTAAGGTACGCTGTTAAAGCCAGTCACTTTTGTTTTATGTAGCTGCATGGAAGTGAGATGTGTCTGAATTTGAGATTGAGTGAATTAAGTTTGGACCAACACATGCAACTTTGTTAGCTTGAAGGAGCCTTTGCAAAGGTGTGCTACTCACCAGCAAACCTTGGTTTTAGTTTTGAAAAGCATTCTTTGACTGAATCTACTAAGTTAAGAAATAAATAGCACACACTTGATGAGCTACAACATCGACTACGATGCAGGTGGGATGCCACTGCCTTCTTTCCACATTACCTTGCAGTGCTGATGACAAAGCCTCGCTTGATGAAGTTGGTCTGGGCTGTTGCAATGTAATGGTTATAAACATGTCCCTTAAACTGTAGTAATGAAACCTGGCACTGACTCAACATGTGTTCCAGCCTGTCACACATGAAAAACATATTACCAGAATCTTGTACAAGCAGAAGTTACTACTTTTGTTTGGAATTCGCATCTTAATAATCTCTAGTAGTACAGGTTTTCCCAAATAGATGGAAAGAAATAGTCGGCTCGCAACAAATCGGTCCTCTGTGTTCTCCATGGCACTGTCTGGTGGGCTGGCGAATTAGCACCCAGTGTAGTGTCTCTTGGGCGCTATGGCTCTACAAGAACTCTGATTGACTAGTAGAAAACTCTGATCTATATGCAACTAAACCCTCTATTGTACAGAGTATGTATAcatctcataattttcagtcattcctccaaGCAGTTGGTCTTGTACCAGAGAGGAAACAAAAGTTGACCCACGGGGAAATAAGGTGGAACACTGGGCAAGCACAACCACCATCTGTCTCTGCATGCTCATTCTAATGGCTTTGCTTCAGACCTGGTGCACGGCTTTCTGCTGCGTTGCTGCACTTTTTATCCTGTAACATGGCTTCAGTGCACTTTAGTTCTATTCTAGTAGCTGCCACTGTTGTCATACTTTGCTCAAGGATAGTTGTTATTGTACAACCACTAGCCATGAAAAATACCTTACGGATTTCGATCAGTCTTGGCGAAGTGTCGTGTCAAATGTTCACTTTGGTTGTGAATTGAAAACACTTATACAATAAGCACAGAGGAAATTCGATAGATACGATAGCATTTTTCGTTCACTTGCCAATCTATTGCATTCCTGATGCCGTTGTCTTTCACTCGCCAATCTATTCTTGTTCTGATTCTATTCGAATTTTGCTCAGTTTTTATTCCGTTGCTATTTGTAATAATAAGTGGTCATCTCTGTTCGAATTTCGTGCCAAGGGgagtgttgtaggcagtagccacatgcagtggctaggccgtctgcggggcttggcttggctgcgcggcTGTGGACCcgcgtgaggctcgcggcggctgggatgcgtctcgtgctcgtgctggctttcgctgggctggaataaagctCTCCGGTTGGCGTCTCACCGCTCTCGTTTTCCTGAacccaacatggtgtcagaagtaacggATTTCCTAGAGTAAGCCCAGCCGGGGCTGCTTCCTCTCGCTCGGATACGCATCAACGGTGACGCACATCACAGCAGTGTCTACGGCCTGGACTACGCAGCCAGTACatggcgtccttcgtcattcaacTGCCCGAGGCCTTCTCCTTCTCGACTCCTGccgactggccgaaatggaggaagtGGTTCGAGCATTTCTACActgcttccggtctctgcgaCAATTCAGGGTCACATCAGGTTgacacgctcctttacttgatgggcgaccaggccgaaGATGTCttcgcaaccttcaaactctctggtgagaacgctcagaacttggaagtcgtcctaaagcagttcgacagctacttcataccGCTGCGCAACATCATTTTTGAACACGCTTCAACACGATGGCGAATCCGTGGAAGAATTTGTAActgcgcttcacacgctttccaaccattgtgagtacggcaccctctgagaggaactggttcgagacagactggcgtcggcattcaagaccagaaattgtcagcgagactgcaactagacgctgatcttactcttcagaaggcgctagagagtatcaggcaggtcgaaagcgttcgtcagcagcaagcggagCTTCACCCCAGAACACTGaccgtcaacaaagttgcatcaggcaaaCGGC
Protein-coding sequences here:
- the SmD3 gene encoding small ribonucleoprotein particle protein SmD3, whose amino-acid sequence is MSIGVPIKVLHEAEGHIVTCETNTGEVYRGKLVEAEDNMNCQMANITVTYRDGRVAQLENVYIRGSKIRFMILPDMLKNAPMFKKAGAKSATASAGRGKSAILRAQAARGRGRARALFQRRK